ACAGTGGCCCACATGTTTTAATGTGTTAATGTAACCGGTAGGATTGATTGATGCATCAAAAATAGATGTGAATGGTTTCACCAATATATCTTGCCTGATGCGGTAGGAAAGTTCCTTTTCGAATTTTTCTGGATCCTCTTTATCATACCAAAAATGGATTATCGCCCCTTTACGGCCGTCAGGGGTCTGATTTTCATTTAACCAGCATTCTATGCCCCCTTCTACTCGGCCAATAACTGTTCCTGGTGTGGATGTGGCATCATAGGCTGCTCTTTTTAGGGTTTCCTCATCATCAGCGGTGACAATGACTCTGCAGCATATTCCATTAAAAGCCTCAGCATAGGTATCCTCAATTTTTTCGCAAGAAGGATTTTTTAAAACATTAACCATTTACCCTAGGCCTCCTATTGATTCTCCCCTTATTTGTTTACGGAATAAACTACTGTCATTGATCAATTCTTCCAAATTTTCAGATGTAATTAGTTCTATTCTGGTGTTGGTTTTGTCCAGTTCCATGGCTAGTTCTTGTTTAACATCAAATTTTGCCAATGTATCTTGGGGATTTTCTCCAAATAAACTGGCAAATTCCAGCACAACTTCACTGTCATACTGATTGAACAGGTCAGTTATTATAGAAGTTATAAGTGTATTATCCGAAATTATGGCTATTGATGACTCTTTAAGTGCATACTTATTGCCATTAAATGATACTGCCAAGCCATGGTTTTCTCTGGCGA
This genomic window from Methanobacterium sp. contains:
- a CDS encoding formylmethanofuran--tetrahydromethanopterin formyltransferase, with translation MVNVLKNPSCEKIEDTYAEAFNGICCRVIVTADDEETLKRAAYDATSTPGTVIGRVEGGIECWLNENQTPDGRKGAIIHFWYDKEDPEKFEKELSYRIRQDILVKPFTSIFDASINPTGYINTLKHVGHC